The Pecten maximus unplaced genomic scaffold, xPecMax1.1, whole genome shotgun sequence genome contains a region encoding:
- the LOC117320416 gene encoding uncharacterized protein LOC117320416, with protein sequence MASRSRRRQQTADLPIPCPVGHPVWVKLTGDGGGAWWPGKLLRIDKVYFWSDQSRCNVTRATVKPFEISHSLVKFTRGKLRCAEDKENFETDLKRALALHQKGTPDTVSEGSDTKGNPDTVSEGNDTKGNPGTVSEGNDTKGNPDTVSEGNDTKGNPDTVSEGNDTKGNPDTVSEGNDSKGNPDTVSEGNDTKGNADTVSEGKLMLIQDFNAVSIFKGKSIQEISVDEIIQEGEDFVSGNSSDIEAALHQKSQENTEMESEETPEAMELEEIPQTSRPLPPKEKKATKQRVKWTCEEIEEVEKLFQDNLKNGKCPGFKEVKKCIAISKTQNGLIHNRQWETIKKKVWNLIQKKK encoded by the exons ATGGCATCCAGATCTAGACGTCGGCAACAAACAGcag ATTTACCAATACCATGCCCCGTTGGCCACCCAGTTTGGGTTAAGTTAACAGGGGATGGAGGTGGGGCATGGTGGCCAGGAAAACTTTTAAGAATAGACAAAGTGTACTTTTGGAGTGATCAAAGCAG gTGTAATGTAACCAGAGCAACTGTGAAACCATTTGAAATTTCTCACAGTTTAGTGAAGTTCACAAGAG GAAAGTTAAGATGCGCAGAGGACAAAGAGAATTTTGAAACAGATCTCAAAAGAGCATTGGCTCTACATCAAAAG GGAACTCCAGACACTGTCAGTGAAGGCAGCGATACTAAGGGAAATCCAGACACTGTCAGTGAAGGTAACGATACTAAGGGAAATCCAGGCACTGTCAGTGAAGGCAACGATACTAAGGGAAATCCAGACACTGTCAGTGAAGGCAACGATACTAAGGGAAATCCAGACACTGTCAGTGAAGGCAACGATACTAAGGGAAATCCAGACACTGTCAGTGAAGGCAACGACTCTAAGGGAAATCCAGACACTGTCAGTGAAGGCAACGATACTAAGGGAAATGCAGACACTGTCAGTGAAGGAAAACTGATGTTGATCCAAGATTTCAATGCAGTCAGCATATTCAAAGGCAAAAGTATTCAAGAGATCAGTGTAGATG AAATCATACAAGAAGGAGAAGACTTTGTCTCTGGGAATTCTAGTGACATTGAGGCGGCATTGCACCAAAAAAGTCAGGAGAACACAG AAATGGAATCGGAGGAAACACCAGAAGCTATGGAATTGGAGGAAATCCCACAAACTTCCAGACCACTGCCACCAAAAGAGAAAAAAGCGACAAAACAGAGAGTTAAATGGACATGTGAAGAAATCGAAGAGGTTGAAAAGCTCTTCCAGGACAacttaaaaaatgggaaatgtcCTGGTTTCAAGGAAGTCAAGAAATGCATTGCTATAAGCAAAACACAGAATGGACTTATCCACAACAGACAGTGGGAGACCATTAAAAAGAAAGTTTGGAATCTaatccaaaaaaaaaagtag